GTTTTGTTTGATTTCCAAGGCGCCCCGAATCTGCTCGATGGCTTCGTCGTATTGCTCCCGCTCCAGTAGCAGTTCGCTGATTAAATTGCGCGCCTGATAATCGTCGCCTTTCAATTCAATCGCCTGTTTTAAAAATACAATCGCCTCGTCAACAGCCCCGCTCTCCTTGTAAAACATCCCCATCCTGGACAAGGCGACAGGATTGTTCGGGTCCACCTCAACCGCTTTTTTAAAAGCCAGCTCCGCTTCTTCGACCTGCCCGGACTCCAAATAAGTCATGGCCAGATCCAGACGAAAATCCACATTGGAAGGCTTCAATTCAACAGCCTGTTTGAACTGCGCCAGCGCCTCGCGATAATTTTTTTTGTTAAAATAAACTTTCCCCAAACCGGCATGCGCCGCAGGATTCGCGCGCGACACTTCCATCGCCCTCTTGAACTGAATCTCTGCATCTTCAAACTGACTGCTCTGAAGCAATTGAGTTCCTTTATTCACATAATCTGCGGGATTCCCTGGAATGAGCTCCTGATACTTGTAGTAACCGCCGCCCACAACAAGCGCCATAACCGCCGCTATACCAACCGCCTTGCCCTTGCCAGACTTCGCCTTTGGCTTATCTTCGTTTTTAGCTGGTTTGGGAGATTCTACCTGCGGCTTGCCCGCTTTCTGAGTTTTCTCAGGAACCGCCGCGGGAGGCGCGTCGATCATTTTGCAACGACCTTCAAAATTGGAGCCTTCATCAATCACCAGATGATAGGTCGAAATATCGCCAACCAGACTACTCCCCGCCGCCAGCGCCAGTTTATTATCGGCGTGCACATTACCCCGCAAAGATCCCAGATTCGTAAAATTATGGGCTTTGATATTGCCTTCAAGGCTTCCGTTCTTGCCGACGACAAAATGGCTGGAAGAAAAAATTTCCCCTTGAAAGTTTCCATCAAAATGAACAGCGCCCTTAACCCACAGGGTTCCCTCTAACTTGACGCCTTTTTCAAAGTATGAGTCCATGATTCCTCAGGATGATTGCGGGCATAATAATGACAAGCATAGTATCAAATTTTTTAATAAGTTACAAATAATCAAGTGTTCCGATAGAGCTATAAAAACATTGATTTTTCAATTTCTATCTTACCAATTGAGGCAAATTGGGTTAGGATGTTTGTTTTTTTATAATTTCAGATAAATTAATATCTATATGAGCGGAGACACAATGGATAGACCGAGTGAACGCGGATTCGATGAGATCAGAAAAGTCAAAGTGGTGAAAAACTACACCATGCACCCACACGGTTCGGTCCTGATTCAAATGGGCAATACAAAAGTGATTTGCGCCGCCACTGTGGAAGAAAAAATTCCGCCGTTTCTTCGAGGCAAAGATTCCGGATGGGTCACCGCTGAATATTCCATGCTACCCTCCGCCACCAACACGCGATCTCCGAGAGAAGCTTCGCGCGGCAAACTGACCGGGCGCACCCAGGAAATCCAGCGCCTCATTGGCCGCTCCCTGCGAACCGTCGTCGATTTGAAGGCGCTGGGCGAACGCACCATCTGGCTCGACTGCGACGTCATCCAGGCCGACGGCGGCACGCGATGCGCGTCCATCACCGGCGCCTACATCGCCCTCGTACTCGCCTTGAAAAAACTCAAGAAAGACAAACTGATCGATACGATCCCCGTTCGAGATTATGTCGCCGCCATCAGCGTCGGCATACTGGACGGGAAAACCAACATCCTCGACCTCGACTATGCCGAAGATTCCACCGCCAGCGTTGATTTGAATGTCGTCAAAACGGGAAGCGGCGGCTACGTCGAAATTCAAGGCACTGCCGAGCGCGACCCTTTCAGCGAAACGCAATTGAACGCCATGCTGAAATTAGCAGGTAAAGGCATCGCTCAATTGGTGGAAATTCAGAAAAAAGCAATCGGCCCCCTATAGGGGCTTGAACGCCCCAACGCAATTCACCGGGAGCGAGTCACGCCCGTCTTTGCACAGATTTCTTCAACGGGACAACGACTGCAAAAGGGCGAAGCGGGTCGGCAGATGTTCTGCCCAAAGGTCACCAGCAGATCGTTGAGTCCTTTCCAGTAGCGTCGCGGCAGACGTTTTCGCAATCCCTCTTCCGTATCATCCGGCGTTTCCGTTGCGACATAACCCCAGCGGTTCACGATCCGGTGCACATGGATATCCACGCAAATGCCCATGCCGCCAAAGCCCAACGTGTAGGTCAGGTTCGCGGTTTTACGCCCCACCCCCTTCAGCTTGAGCAGTCCCTCCAGCGAATTCGGAACCTTGCCCGAGTGAACTTCTTCCAATTCCCGGCACAATTCCAGTATGGTCTTCGCTTTGTTCCTGAAAAATGCTACCGGATAAATGGCCGTTTCAATCGCCGAAACATCATGTTTGAGGAGTTTTCGAGGGCTGTCCCCCAACTGAAAAAGCCTCTCCGATGCCGGGCCCGTCGTCTCGTCCCGGGTCCGCAAACTCAGCAAACAGCTCAACAGGACGCGAAAAGGGTCGCCGCCCTGCCCGATCGAAACCACGACAGGCGTCTGCAAACCCGTCATCGCCTTCTTCAGGCGACGCATCGCAAGCGTCAATGAGGCGTCATCCATTTTCAATGCTCCAGGAGCTAATTTTTAATGGGAAACTTATAGCATTAAAACCTTGTATCTGTTAAGATATTGGTTTTTAAATTTCAGGCGTTAGCCACATCACTCGTTAACGAATCCCATGCAACATACAATTTCCGTTTTGGTCGTCAACCGATTTGGAGTCCTCTCCAGAATATCGGGATTATTCAGTGGCCGCGGTTTCAACATTGAAAGCCTCAATGTTGCCGAAACCAGCGAACCCGGTATTTCCAGAATGACTATCGTCACACGCGGCGACGACAGCAAAATCGAACAAATCACCAAGCAACTGAACAAGTTGGTAGACATTATCAAAGTCATCGATCTCACAGAAGAGAAATTTGTGGATCGGGAACTCGTCTTGATAAAAATGCACGCCGAGGCCAAAGCGCGCGAAGAAATCCTGCGCATTGTAGATATCTTCCGGGCAAAAATTGTCGACGTGAGCGCCAACACATACACGGTTGAGATCACGGGTCACGAAGCAAAAATACAAGGCTTCATAGAACTACTGGAGCCCTTTGGAATTAAGGAAATCGTACGCTCCGGGCGAATTGCCATCAGCCGGGGCAACAAATCCATCAATTAACAAACCGCAAGTAGGAGAAAAGTCTTGTCCAAAATTTATTACAATAAAGACGCTGATATCAAAATCC
This window of the Candidatus Nitrohelix vancouverensis genome carries:
- a CDS encoding tetratricopeptide repeat protein, with amino-acid sequence MDSYFEKGVKLEGTLWVKGAVHFDGNFQGEIFSSSHFVVGKNGSLEGNIKAHNFTNLGSLRGNVHADNKLALAAGSSLVGDISTYHLVIDEGSNFEGRCKMIDAPPAAVPEKTQKAGKPQVESPKPAKNEDKPKAKSGKGKAVGIAAVMALVVGGGYYKYQELIPGNPADYVNKGTQLLQSSQFEDAEIQFKRAMEVSRANPAAHAGLGKVYFNKKNYREALAQFKQAVELKPSNVDFRLDLAMTYLESGQVEEAELAFKKAVEVDPNNPVALSRMGMFYKESGAVDEAIVFLKQAIELKGDDYQARNLISELLLEREQYDEAIEQIRGALEIKQNDPQMHLALGEALLKSGKKKEAASEFKKAADLFPKIFEAQIRLADWYFEQGALDESLSSYQAAATLEPENPKVHARLGAIFAGKRDDKKALEEYKTALKLSPGDTQIMMDKGKLLVSLGDYKKAKDMMTEVVKKNPDMAEARSVLGRAMLGLGELDETLKIFSELTDKYPDRSEYLLHLGNTLSEKKDLEKALEVLFKAEKLTPGDPEIVLSICTVYGKKGYYSTAIRHCRKGLDDNPENYEMMNRLAWLYAKKRISVEDGLALSMKTLEVYPNRHEFIDTLSELYYVMGEQDKAIANINKAIELVPDNAYYKQQLWKFKNVKPKPLQVESETS
- the rph gene encoding ribonuclease PH, which produces MDRPSERGFDEIRKVKVVKNYTMHPHGSVLIQMGNTKVICAATVEEKIPPFLRGKDSGWVTAEYSMLPSATNTRSPREASRGKLTGRTQEIQRLIGRSLRTVVDLKALGERTIWLDCDVIQADGGTRCASITGAYIALVLALKKLKKDKLIDTIPVRDYVAAISVGILDGKTNILDLDYAEDSTASVDLNVVKTGSGGYVEIQGTAERDPFSETQLNAMLKLAGKGIAQLVEIQKKAIGPL
- a CDS encoding endonuclease III, translated to MDDASLTLAMRRLKKAMTGLQTPVVVSIGQGGDPFRVLLSCLLSLRTRDETTGPASERLFQLGDSPRKLLKHDVSAIETAIYPVAFFRNKAKTILELCRELEEVHSGKVPNSLEGLLKLKGVGRKTANLTYTLGFGGMGICVDIHVHRIVNRWGYVATETPDDTEEGLRKRLPRRYWKGLNDLLVTFGQNICRPASPFCSRCPVEEICAKTGVTRSR
- the ilvN gene encoding acetolactate synthase small subunit, whose protein sequence is MQHTISVLVVNRFGVLSRISGLFSGRGFNIESLNVAETSEPGISRMTIVTRGDDSKIEQITKQLNKLVDIIKVIDLTEEKFVDRELVLIKMHAEAKAREEILRIVDIFRAKIVDVSANTYTVEITGHEAKIQGFIELLEPFGIKEIVRSGRIAISRGNKSIN